In Ruminococcus sp. HUN007, a genomic segment contains:
- a CDS encoding DEAD/DEAH box helicase family protein encodes MKLQFKHQKFQADAAKAVVDVFAGQPYLTPTYMVDRGSSKQMTIDDDKDFTGWANQKLIPELNDGKVLEHIRDIQRDNQIKPSDKLEGRYNLTVEMETGVGKTYTYIKTMYELNKAYGWSKFIVVVPSVAIREGVYKSFEITQEHFAEEYGKKIRFFIYNSARLTEIDRFASDSNINVMIINSQAFNAKGKDARRIYMKLDEFRSRRPIDIIAKTNPVVIIDEPQSVEGKQTKERLKEFHPLVTLRYSATHKSDSIYNMVYRLDALEAYNKKLVKKISVKGITSNGKAGSAGFVFLESINVSKSNPTATIHFNTKCKNGTRQVSRTVSEGFNLYEQSEQLEEYKNGYVVSRIDARDNHIEFLNGQKLYLGDVIGSSNEEQIRRIQIHETIVSHIERECQLFHKGIKVLSLFFIDEVANYKQYDEAGNRVNGIYADMFEEEYKSVVENYQRELGENDEYIKYLASISAESTHEGYFSIDKKGHYTNNTTKEISNAKDRDKAEVDAYDLIMKDKEKLLDLDPKKSPVRFIFSHSALREGWDNPNVFQICTLKQSSSEVRKRQEVGRGLRLCVNNAGDRMDTGVLGSDVHNINVLTVIASESYESFARGLQSEMAEAVADRPVAVTDDLFIGHTYSDTEGQQQVIDVPTARSIMFYLTTNQYVDETGALTDKYYEDKANGTIDLSEKHADKIAEVVAILEGVYNPSALMPENARSNNVELKFDEEKFKKTEFQKLWNNINSKTYYVVDFDSNELISKAISELNAKGKNLVTKISYTVETGSMSEIKSKEALLNGEAFKREKISSEDSTIRLAVNNTTKYDLVGKLVTETGLTRKDIVAILTGIEKLVFDQFKYNPEEFIAKTSAIINSVKASSVIEHITYDVLDEKYQADIFTDATIKGKLDHNVMKANKHLYDHIVYDSTNEREFAEKLDVDDRVAAYVKLPKGFYISTPVGKYNPDWAIAFYEGKVKHIYFVAETKGSIDSMELRLIENAKISCAKEHFKAISNEVVVYDVVNSYEKLMELVTK; translated from the coding sequence ATGAAACTGCAGTTTAAACATCAGAAATTCCAGGCCGATGCAGCTAAAGCAGTCGTTGATGTATTCGCAGGACAGCCTTATCTTACTCCTACATACATGGTAGACAGAGGTTCGTCAAAACAGATGACGATTGACGACGACAAGGATTTTACGGGCTGGGCAAATCAGAAACTAATCCCGGAACTTAATGACGGAAAAGTCCTTGAACATATTCGTGATATACAGCGCGATAATCAGATCAAACCTTCTGATAAACTTGAAGGCAGATATAACCTAACTGTCGAAATGGAAACAGGTGTTGGTAAAACATATACGTACATTAAAACTATGTATGAGCTGAACAAGGCGTATGGCTGGAGCAAGTTCATTGTAGTTGTACCTTCTGTTGCTATACGCGAAGGTGTATATAAATCGTTCGAGATCACGCAGGAACACTTTGCAGAAGAATACGGAAAGAAGATTCGTTTCTTCATCTACAATTCTGCAAGACTTACAGAAATCGATCGTTTTGCTTCTGACAGCAATATCAATGTTATGATTATCAATTCACAGGCCTTTAACGCAAAAGGCAAAGATGCACGACGTATTTATATGAAACTTGATGAATTCCGCTCACGTCGTCCTATAGATATTATCGCTAAGACAAATCCTGTTGTTATCATTGATGAACCGCAGTCAGTAGAAGGCAAGCAGACAAAGGAACGTCTGAAGGAGTTTCATCCGCTTGTAACTCTTAGATATTCGGCGACGCATAAGTCAGACAGCATTTACAATATGGTCTATCGACTTGATGCGCTGGAAGCTTATAACAAGAAACTCGTTAAGAAAATTTCAGTTAAAGGTATCACTTCAAACGGAAAAGCGGGTAGTGCCGGATTTGTATTTCTTGAAAGCATAAATGTTTCGAAATCAAATCCTACAGCGACTATCCACTTCAATACCAAATGCAAAAATGGTACTCGTCAGGTGAGCAGAACTGTAAGTGAAGGTTTTAATCTCTACGAGCAGTCGGAGCAGCTTGAAGAGTATAAAAACGGATATGTTGTTTCACGTATCGATGCAAGGGATAATCACATTGAATTTCTTAATGGACAGAAACTTTATCTCGGTGATGTAATCGGCAGTAGTAATGAAGAACAGATACGCCGTATTCAGATCCATGAAACAATTGTTTCACATATTGAGCGGGAATGTCAGCTTTTCCATAAGGGAATAAAAGTGCTGTCACTTTTCTTTATCGATGAAGTAGCTAATTACAAGCAGTATGATGAAGCAGGCAACAGAGTAAACGGTATTTATGCTGATATGTTTGAAGAAGAGTATAAGTCGGTCGTTGAAAACTATCAGCGTGAACTTGGAGAGAATGATGAGTACATAAAATATCTTGCTTCTATTTCTGCTGAAAGCACACATGAAGGCTATTTCTCTATTGATAAAAAAGGTCATTACACCAATAACACTACAAAAGAAATCAGCAATGCCAAAGACAGGGATAAAGCTGAAGTTGATGCATATGATCTTATCATGAAAGATAAGGAAAAACTCCTTGATCTTGATCCGAAAAAATCACCTGTACGCTTTATATTCTCACATTCAGCACTCCGTGAAGGCTGGGATAATCCGAACGTATTCCAGATCTGCACTCTTAAGCAGTCGTCAAGTGAAGTTCGCAAGCGTCAGGAAGTAGGCCGTGGACTACGTCTCTGTGTAAACAATGCAGGTGACAGAATGGATACCGGTGTTCTCGGAAGTGATGTACATAATATCAATGTCCTTACTGTAATTGCAAGCGAGAGCTATGAAAGTTTTGCCAGGGGATTACAGAGCGAAATGGCAGAAGCCGTTGCAGACAGACCGGTTGCCGTTACTGATGATCTGTTCATCGGACATACTTACAGTGATACAGAAGGACAGCAGCAGGTAATTGACGTTCCGACAGCAAGATCGATAATGTTTTACCTTACTACTAATCAGTACGTTGATGAAACAGGAGCGCTTACTGATAAGTATTACGAAGACAAAGCTAACGGAACCATTGACCTTAGTGAGAAGCATGCTGACAAGATAGCTGAAGTAGTAGCTATACTTGAAGGTGTATATAATCCTTCGGCGCTTATGCCTGAAAATGCAAGAAGTAATAATGTTGAACTTAAGTTCGATGAAGAAAAATTCAAGAAGACAGAATTCCAGAAACTTTGGAATAACATCAATTCCAAGACTTATTATGTTGTTGACTTTGATTCAAATGAACTTATCAGCAAAGCCATAAGTGAACTCAATGCAAAAGGAAAGAATCTTGTTACAAAGATCTCATATACTGTAGAAACAGGAAGCATGAGCGAGATCAAATCAAAAGAGGCTCTTCTGAATGGTGAAGCGTTCAAACGTGAAAAGATAAGCAGTGAAGACTCCACTATAAGATTAGCTGTAAACAACACGACCAAATATGATCTTGTCGGTAAACTTGTTACAGAGACCGGACTTACAAGAAAAGATATAGTAGCTATACTTACTGGAATTGAAAAGCTTGTATTCGATCAGTTCAAGTATAATCCGGAAGAATTCATTGCGAAAACTTCAGCTATAATAAACTCAGTAAAGGCATCATCAGTTATCGAGCATATCACTTATGATGTTCTGGATGAAAAATATCAGGCTGATATTTTCACCGATGCTACTATTAAGGGCAAGCTTGATCATAACGTTATGAAAGCGAACAAGCATCTTTATGATCATATAGTTTATGATTCGACCAATGAACGTGAATTCGCTGAAAAACTTGATGTAGATGACAGAGTTGCGGCATATGTGAAACTTCCGAAAGGATTCTATATCTCAACACCTGTCGGCAAGTACAATCCGGACTGGGCTATTGCATTCTATGAAGGCAAGGTAAAGCATATCTATTTTGTAGCAGAAACCAAAGGCTCAATCGATAGTATGGAACTTCGTCTTATAGAAAATGCAAAAATCAGCTGTGCTAAGGAACATTTTAAAGCTATAAGTAATGAAGTAGTTGTATATGACGTAGTTAATAGCTATGAAAAGCTTATGGAACTCGTTACGAAATAA
- a CDS encoding site-specific DNA-methyltransferase produces the protein MDKMKMESPNLTEKNIEKIGALFPNCITETSAENGKLKKAIDFEKLRAMLSEDIAEGDESYEFTWVGKKAAIAEANRPIRKTLRPCKEESVNWETTENLYIEGDNLEVLKLLQESYLGKVKMIYIDPPYNTGNDFIYRDDFTMTSDDYAEESGQLDEDGNRLFKNTDSNGRFHSDWCSMIYSRLILARNLLADDGVIFISIDDNEIDSLKQVCNEVFGEINMVAQIPWQSRASIQNDTDFSVNHEYICVYAKNRRQENRRLKESNVAEWMKRDSFVCRPLPLDKDKYDNPDNDSRGLWKADPFDAPNIRPNLTYEIVNPITGEKILPPNGRHWRMMPEKFQQALADGRIVWTNNGLGKPQLKVFYEEKKDFGSVDNSWFTAERIGTSTNGTKELMKLFGGESYFDTPKPVSMLYKLCVLGNTSDGDIILDFFSGSATTAHAVMQLNAEDGGHRKFIMVQLPEKTDESSEAFKAGYKNICEIGKERIRRAGAKIKSETGADIDYGFRVLKLDDTNMEDVYYTPAETTQQMLDGFESNIKPDRTDLDLLFGCLLEWGLPLSMPYKSEKIENVTVHTYNDGDLIACFEKNVSENVIKTIAKRQPLRAVFRDDCFADSPAKINVGEIFKMLSPDTRVKVI, from the coding sequence ATGGATAAAATGAAAATGGAATCTCCAAACCTAACGGAGAAAAACATAGAAAAGATTGGAGCACTGTTTCCAAATTGTATTACTGAAACATCTGCAGAAAATGGAAAGCTGAAAAAAGCAATTGATTTCGAAAAACTCCGTGCAATGCTAAGTGAAGATATTGCTGAAGGCGACGAATCATACGAATTTACATGGGTAGGTAAAAAAGCTGCTATTGCTGAAGCTAACCGCCCTATACGTAAAACTCTTCGTCCATGTAAAGAGGAAAGTGTGAATTGGGAAACCACAGAAAATCTTTACATTGAGGGCGACAACCTTGAAGTGCTGAAACTGTTGCAGGAAAGCTATCTCGGTAAGGTTAAGATGATTTACATCGATCCACCATACAATACAGGAAATGACTTTATTTACCGCGATGACTTTACTATGACTTCCGATGATTACGCAGAGGAAAGCGGACAGCTTGACGAGGATGGCAACCGCCTTTTCAAGAACACCGATTCAAACGGTAGATTTCATTCCGATTGGTGCAGTATGATCTATTCAAGGCTAATTCTTGCAAGAAATCTGCTAGCTGATGATGGTGTAATATTTATCAGTATTGATGATAATGAAATAGATAGTCTGAAACAAGTGTGTAATGAAGTTTTTGGCGAAATAAATATGGTTGCTCAGATTCCGTGGCAATCAAGAGCTTCTATTCAAAACGATACTGATTTTAGTGTAAATCATGAGTATATTTGCGTGTATGCTAAAAACAGAAGACAAGAAAACAGGCGTTTGAAAGAGAGTAACGTTGCTGAATGGATGAAACGAGATAGTTTTGTTTGTCGTCCTTTACCTCTTGACAAAGATAAATATGACAATCCAGATAACGATTCTCGTGGATTATGGAAAGCAGATCCTTTTGATGCGCCAAATATTCGACCAAATCTCACGTATGAAATAGTAAATCCGATTACTGGTGAAAAAATCTTACCACCTAATGGAAGGCATTGGCGTATGATGCCCGAAAAATTTCAACAAGCATTAGCAGATGGGCGTATAGTTTGGACGAATAACGGTTTGGGTAAACCACAACTAAAAGTATTTTATGAGGAAAAGAAAGACTTTGGTTCAGTGGATAATTCATGGTTTACAGCTGAGCGAATAGGCACATCTACAAATGGTACAAAAGAGTTAATGAAACTGTTTGGCGGTGAATCGTATTTTGATACTCCAAAGCCTGTTTCAATGCTTTATAAACTATGTGTACTTGGCAACACTTCCGATGGCGATATTATCCTCGACTTTTTCAGCGGCAGTGCCACCACCGCCCATGCCGTTATGCAGTTAAACGCTGAGGACGGCGGACACCGCAAGTTTATCATGGTTCAACTTCCTGAAAAAACTGATGAAAGCAGCGAAGCATTTAAGGCAGGCTATAAGAATATCTGTGAGATAGGCAAAGAACGTATTCGCAGGGCAGGCGCTAAGATTAAATCTGAAACTGGTGCGGATATTGATTACGGTTTCCGTGTACTTAAACTCGATGATACCAATATGGAAGACGTTTATTACACTCCTGCCGAAACAACACAGCAGATGCTTGATGGCTTTGAAAGTAATATCAAACCTGACAGAACTGACCTTGATCTTTTGTTCGGCTGTTTGCTTGAATGGGGATTGCCGCTATCTATGCCGTATAAGTCTGAGAAGATTGAGAACGTGACAGTTCATACGTACAATGACGGCGATCTGATTGCCTGCTTTGAAAAGAATGTTTCTGAAAATGTTATAAAGACTATTGCTAAACGCCAGCCGCTCAGAGCTGTTTTCCGTGATGATTGCTTTGCAGACAGCCCTGCTAAGATCAATGTTGGTGAAATCTTTAAGATGCTTTCTCCTGATACGAGAGTGAAGGTGATCTGA
- a CDS encoding DUF4391 domain-containing protein produces the protein MFGLPESTYFGKLIPKNKFYEKLSVDNKLERSFIDQINSIRWGHKLSSDTLNVEKGNTVKEIEVFFIKLKTSELDVNVLRQMDKELHYHLIFILEYEERYQLWTGYKEESTNTAFKVGNYYHTGWVTEEDFSLQIDGLNMDTVYENLVRQIAGDTLSNEKSESLKESVERQNEREKLEKEIEKLRAKVRKEKQFNRQVELNKQLKTLIKKLEE, from the coding sequence ATGTTCGGATTACCTGAAAGTACGTATTTCGGAAAGCTCATACCGAAAAATAAGTTTTACGAAAAACTCAGTGTAGATAATAAACTGGAACGAAGTTTCATTGACCAGATCAATTCAATACGCTGGGGACATAAACTTTCTTCCGATACGCTTAATGTTGAAAAGGGGAATACTGTTAAAGAGATTGAAGTTTTTTTCATTAAGCTTAAAACAAGCGAGCTTGATGTAAACGTTCTGCGTCAGATGGATAAGGAACTGCACTACCATCTGATTTTTATACTTGAATACGAGGAGCGTTATCAGCTCTGGACTGGTTACAAGGAAGAGAGTACAAATACAGCCTTTAAGGTCGGTAACTATTATCATACTGGCTGGGTTACTGAAGAAGATTTTTCTTTACAGATAGACGGACTGAATATGGATACAGTCTATGAAAATCTTGTTCGTCAGATAGCAGGTGATACACTCTCAAATGAAAAGAGTGAAAGCCTGAAAGAATCTGTTGAGCGGCAGAATGAACGTGAGAAGCTTGAGAAAGAAATTGAAAAACTTCGTGCAAAGGTACGCAAGGAAAAACAATTCAACCGACAGGTAGAGTTAAATAAACAGTTGAAAACACTTATAAAGAAGTTGGAGGAATAG
- a CDS encoding helicase-related protein: protein MKVIDNINTLLKDELIDSIKSGSKITIAASCFSMYAYKELKKQLDSIDELRFIFTSPTFVKESSKKEKREFFIPRKDRESGLYGTEFEIKLRNEMTQKAIARECADWIRKKVQFRSNISGDGMIGFVTVDNEKDAAAFSPIVGFTTTDIGCDRGNNAYNMVQCLDTPFAQQYISLFNNLWNDKDKLEDVTETVIESISTAYNENSPEFIYFMTLYHVFSEFLEDISEDDLPNEATGFKNSKIWELLYDFQRDAVLAIINKLEKYNGCILADSVGLGKTFTALAVIKYYENRNKTVLVLCPKKLAENWNTYKDNYVNNPIATDRLNYDVLFHTDLSRDGGYSNGLDLERLNWGNYDLIVIDESHNFRNGIGTHSNTHENRYQRLMDKVIRAGVKTKVLMLSATPVNNHFTDLRNQLALAYEGCSENLSEKLNTKKPIEQIFRQAQRVFNEWSSYPKEQRTTDVLLRMLDFDFFELLDSVTIARSRKHIQKYYNSAKIGKFPDRLKPISLTPKLTDLDDAVNYNEIYSTLMHLSLCVYMPSHYIFESKLSKYMDVSDNFRQSNRELGIRRLMAINLLKRLESSVNSFALTLQRIHSLIDSTIKSINSFEEYGTGNLNAYEMSDEDFDIDDSNTDFMVGKKIKIDLSDMDYRSWRDDLDKDREALELLILMVKDITPEHDSKLQALYELITKKQNEPINPGNKKMIIFTAFSDTADYLYENVSKFVKNKFGLETAAVTGMIEGRTTIKLKRTNLNNVLTLFSPISKGRDVLMPNSTQEIDILIATDCISEGQNLQDCDYLVNYDIHWNPVRITQRFGRIDRIGSRNDVIQLVNFWPDMDLDDYLNLKSRVEMRMKISVMTSTGDDDLINAEEKGDLEYRSSQLRKMMNEVVDMEEMNDGISIMDLGLNEYRLDLLEYLKTHKDIEKKPKGLHAVVPATDELGEGVIFVLRNVNESVNIGNQNRIHPFYMVYIGVDGEVLCDYLNPKKLLDDVRLLCRGKSEPSKKLCAEFNKETDDGRDMSQMSELLSMAIDSIIHTKEESDIDSLFGTGGTSALVSDISGLQDFELICFLVVKDGEG, encoded by the coding sequence TTGAAAGTCATAGATAATATTAATACACTTTTAAAAGACGAACTGATAGACAGCATTAAAAGCGGAAGTAAAATAACAATTGCAGCTTCATGTTTTTCAATGTATGCATATAAAGAACTAAAGAAACAGCTGGACAGTATAGATGAACTTCGTTTTATTTTCACTTCTCCGACTTTTGTAAAAGAGTCTTCAAAAAAGGAGAAACGTGAATTTTTCATTCCTCGAAAAGATCGTGAGTCTGGCCTTTACGGAACAGAATTTGAAATCAAGCTCCGTAATGAAATGACGCAGAAGGCAATTGCCAGGGAATGTGCTGACTGGATACGCAAAAAGGTTCAGTTCCGTTCAAATATCAGCGGTGACGGAATGATTGGTTTTGTTACTGTCGATAATGAAAAAGATGCTGCGGCTTTTTCTCCGATAGTTGGGTTTACAACAACGGATATAGGCTGTGATCGTGGTAATAACGCATATAATATGGTTCAGTGTCTCGATACTCCTTTTGCTCAGCAGTATATTTCTCTCTTCAATAATTTATGGAATGACAAAGACAAACTTGAAGATGTAACAGAAACTGTAATTGAAAGCATCAGCACTGCATATAATGAAAACTCACCTGAATTCATCTATTTCATGACGCTTTACCATGTTTTCAGTGAGTTTCTTGAAGATATTTCAGAAGATGATCTGCCTAATGAAGCGACCGGATTCAAGAACAGTAAGATATGGGAACTTCTTTATGATTTCCAGCGTGATGCAGTTCTTGCAATTATCAATAAACTCGAAAAATATAATGGTTGTATTCTTGCTGACAGCGTAGGTTTGGGTAAAACATTTACCGCTCTGGCAGTTATTAAATATTATGAAAACAGAAACAAGACCGTACTTGTACTGTGTCCTAAAAAGCTTGCGGAAAACTGGAATACATACAAGGATAACTATGTAAATAATCCGATTGCAACAGACCGTTTAAATTATGATGTTCTTTTCCATACCGATCTTTCACGTGACGGTGGTTACTCAAACGGACTTGATCTTGAACGCCTTAACTGGGGTAATTATGATCTTATAGTAATTGATGAATCTCATAATTTCAGAAACGGTATAGGTACTCATTCAAACACTCATGAAAACCGATATCAGCGCCTAATGGACAAGGTTATTCGTGCAGGTGTAAAGACAAAGGTTCTTATGCTGTCTGCGACACCGGTAAACAATCACTTTACTGATCTTCGAAATCAGCTTGCACTTGCGTATGAAGGATGTTCGGAAAACTTAAGTGAAAAGCTTAATACGAAGAAACCGATAGAACAGATTTTCCGTCAGGCACAGAGAGTGTTCAACGAGTGGAGCAGTTATCCAAAGGAACAGAGAACAACGGATGTTCTGCTGCGTATGCTGGATTTTGATTTCTTCGAACTTCTTGACAGCGTAACGATAGCACGTTCAAGAAAACATATTCAGAAATATTATAACAGTGCGAAGATAGGCAAGTTTCCTGACAGACTTAAACCGATATCACTGACACCTAAGCTCACTGATCTTGATGATGCAGTGAACTACAACGAAATTTACAGCACACTTATGCATCTTTCGCTCTGCGTCTATATGCCGTCACACTACATATTTGAAAGTAAGCTTTCAAAGTATATGGATGTCAGCGATAATTTCAGACAGTCAAACCGCGAACTTGGTATACGCAGACTCATGGCTATCAATCTTCTGAAAAGACTTGAAAGTTCCGTTAATTCGTTCGCTCTTACTCTTCAAAGAATTCATAGCCTTATCGATTCGACAATAAAAAGCATAAACTCTTTTGAAGAATACGGAACAGGGAATCTGAATGCTTATGAGATGTCAGATGAAGATTTCGACATTGACGACAGTAATACTGATTTTATGGTCGGAAAGAAAATAAAAATAGATCTTTCTGATATGGATTACCGTTCATGGCGTGATGATCTGGATAAAGACCGCGAAGCACTGGAGCTTCTGATTCTCATGGTCAAAGATATTACTCCTGAACATGACTCCAAACTTCAGGCTCTGTATGAACTGATTACGAAAAAACAGAATGAGCCTATCAACCCTGGAAACAAGAAAATGATAATCTTCACCGCATTTTCTGATACAGCAGATTATTTGTACGAAAACGTCAGCAAATTTGTAAAGAACAAGTTCGGACTCGAAACAGCTGCTGTTACTGGTATGATTGAAGGCAGAACGACGATAAAGCTGAAAAGAACAAACCTTAATAACGTTCTTACGTTGTTTTCTCCGATATCCAAAGGCCGTGATGTTCTTATGCCGAACAGTACACAGGAGATTGATATTCTTATTGCAACGGACTGTATTTCAGAAGGTCAGAACCTTCAGGATTGCGATTATTTGGTCAATTACGATATCCATTGGAACCCTGTCCGCATCACTCAGCGTTTCGGACGAATCGACCGTATTGGCAGCAGAAATGATGTTATCCAGCTTGTGAACTTCTGGCCGGACATGGATCTTGACGATTATTTGAATCTGAAATCCCGTGTTGAAATGAGAATGAAGATCTCTGTAATGACTTCGACCGGTGACGATGATCTTATCAATGCAGAAGAAAAAGGTGATCTCGAATACAGAAGTTCACAGCTTCGAAAGATGATGAATGAAGTTGTTGATATGGAAGAAATGAACGACGGAATTTCCATCATGGATCTGGGATTAAATGAATACCGTCTTGATCTGCTGGAATACCTTAAAACACACAAGGACATCGAAAAGAAGCCGAAAGGACTTCATGCCGTTGTTCCTGCAACTGATGAACTTGGCGAAGGTGTTATTTTTGTTCTTCGTAATGTCAATGAAAGCGTAAACATAGGAAATCAGAACCGTATTCATCCGTTCTACATGGTTTATATCGGAGTAGACGGTGAAGTACTATGTGATTATTTAAATCCGAAAAAACTTCTTGACGATGTTCGTTTGCTTTGTAGAGGAAAGTCGGAACCGTCTAAAAAACTTTGTGCTGAATTTAACAAAGAAACCGACGACGGCAGGGATATGTCGCAGATGAGTGAACTTCTCAGTATGGCGATTGATTCGATCATTCATACAAAAGAGGAAAGTGACATCGACAGTCTTTTCGGCACTGGCGGCACAAGTGCGCTAGTATCTGATATTTCCGGGCTGCAGGATTTTGAACTTATCTGCTTCCTTGTTGTAAAGGACGGTGAAGGATAA